The Triticum dicoccoides isolate Atlit2015 ecotype Zavitan chromosome 6A, WEW_v2.0, whole genome shotgun sequence genome has a window encoding:
- the LOC119318757 gene encoding uncharacterized protein LOC119318757, with product MVWLLDDVYDVQHRSYMMREKDKKLEPLKIRYHGVSGPAMPYDERYTPYIKQAGLLPWILLAEDDVEEGEEKKKRERKAAGADFTWIQNNFATCPPDATDDVIQTHARVYMWYIVSRTLFPDSTGKNAPWMWLKALTVFDSKWSWGSATLAYLYRQLDDACCRITPSAGIGGNLLLLSVWSWERLPVGRPKSVRFDPWYADEHDELRRPTWAYKWDIISEMTNDVNLMYQKYIAELDTITPEQPHPPDWVDTDKALHSNYVRWFIGTTRVEICPPAYNEDILEEPVNFEDLAKGKYNRDVRLGQGVPAVPVINYVLDDDMTLADAQARSAYVFKPRQPRRRYTPNDYDNRGNPKVVVGTSRMARLDDEAE from the exons atggtttggcttctggacgatgtctacgacgtgcaacaccggtcctacatgatgcgcgagaaggataaG aagcttgaacctctgaagattcggtatcacggggtctctggtcctgcaatgccttacgatgagcggtacacaccgtacatcaagcaggcaggactactcccgtggattctgttg gctgaggatgatgtagaggagggagaagagaagaagaagagggaaaggaaggcagCTGGAGCTGAtttcacgtggattcaaaataactttgcgacgtgccctccggatgcaactgatgatgtgatccagacacatgctcgtgtgtatatgtggtacattgtgtcgaggactttgtttcctgactccactggcaagaacgctccatggatgtggctgaaggcgttgaccgtcttcgatagcaaatggagctggggttcagcgactcttgcctacttgtaccgacag ctggatgatgcgtgttgcaggatcacacctagtgcaggcattggtggtaatctgcttctactttctgtatggagctgggagcgtctgcctgttggacgcccgaagagcgtcaggtttgatccttggtatgcagatgaacatgacgaattacggcgccccacgtgggcttacaagtgggatatcatttccgagatgacgaacgatgtcaatctcatgtaccaaaagtacattgccgagttggacacaattacgcctgagcag cctcacccgccggattgggtggacacggataaagcacttcatag taactacgtacgatggtttattggaactactcgagttgagatatgcccgccggcatataatgaggatattcttgaagaacccgtaaactttgaggatctagcaaaggggaagtacaacagagatgtcagGCTAGGGCAAGGAGTGCCTGCCgttccggtgattaactatgtg cttgatgatgacatgactttggcggacgctcaagctcggtccgcatatgtgttcaagcctaggcagcccagacgccggtacacgcccaacgactatgacaacagaggcaacccaaaggtggtcgtagggacctcgcggatggctagattggatgatgaggcggag
- the LOC119314684 gene encoding heavy metal-associated isoprenylated plant protein 3-like, which produces MGKKKKRSGGGGGGGGGEGGGGCGGGQHEEKPEADAGSGCEGQPKDKPADDKDKDKGGGGCKDDKADKDKDKGCGGKDDKGGKDKEKKAPPPLPVVTAVLKVDMHCDGCAHRIRASVRRFPGVEGVAMEVDKGSMTVVGRFDPKKLQARVASKTRKKVELVGGKDNKGGGGGGDKDKCGDGGGDKNKCADGEGKKEEEKKEQDDKCGGGNAGKGKGGKDNKKPAVPVIVTVVLKIGSAGLHCDGCMHRIRCKLFKIKGVEQVKMDPAKNQVTVTGTMDAKALPEKLRKKLRRPVDVVAPGKGDNKDKEKDGCNKDGKPQQQQQQGGDGKQCKEAAEKALAAELQLWKTAFYDQQAMQATEFLLSDENPNACAVM; this is translated from the exons atggGCAAG AAGAAGAAGCGCAGCGGCggcgggggtggtggtggtggaggcgaaggaggaggaggatgcggcGGGGGCCAGCACGAGGAGAAGCCCGAGGCCGACGCCGGGAGCGGCTGCGAGGGCCAGCCCAAGGACAAGCCCGCCGACGACAAGGACAAGGACAAGGGCGGCGGCGGGTGCAAGGACGACAAGGCggacaaggacaaggacaaggGCTGCGGCGGCAAGGACGACAAGGGCGGCAAGGACAAGGAGAAGAAGGCGCCGCCCCCGCTCCCCGTGGTCACCGCCGTGCTCAAGGTCGACATGCACTGCGACGGCTGCGCGCACCGCATCCGCGCCTCCGTCCGCCGCTTCCCAG GGGTGGAGGGCGTGGCCATGGAGGTGGACAAGGGCTCCATGACCGTCGTCGGCCGCTTCGACCCCAAGAAGCTGCAGGCCCGCGTCGCCTCCAAGACCAGGAAGAAGGTCGAGCTCGTCGGCGGCAAGGACAATAAGGGCGGAGGCGGTGGCGGGGACAAGGAcaagtgcggcgacggtggcggggaCAAGAACAAGTGCGCCGACGGCGAGggcaagaaggaggaggagaagaaggagcagGACGACAAGTGCGGCGGCGGCAATGCCGGGAAGGGGAAGGGCGGCAAGGACAACAAGAAGCCTGCCGTG CCGGTGATCGTGACGGTGGTGCTCAAGATCGGCTCCGCCGGCCTCCACTGCGACGGCTGCATGCACCGCATCCGCTGCAAGCTCTTCAAGATCAAAG GCGTGGAGCAGGTGAAGATGGACCCGGCCAAGAACCAGGTGACGGTGACGGGCACCATGGACGCCAAGGCCCTGCCGGAGAAGCTCCGCAAGAAGCTGCGCCGCCCGGTGGACGTGGTGGCGCCCGGCAAAGGGGACaacaaggacaaggagaaggacggGTGCAACAAGGACGGgaagccgcagcagcagcagcagcaggggggCGACGGGAAGCAGTGCAAGGAGGCGGCGGAGAAGGCACTGGCGGCGGAGCTGCAGCTGTGGAAGACGGCCTTCTACGACCAGCAGGCGATGCAGGCCACCGAGTTCCTCCTCAGCGATGAGAACCCCAACGCCTGCGCCGTCATGTGA